The nucleotide window TGTCCACTGACATTGGTCTCCGTACCTGTGTGCTGTCGAGGCCGATTGGCATAACGTCAACGGCCGAGCCCTTGATTCCGGCACGGCTCAAAAGCTCGTTCAGTGGTACGCCCACCCATTCGGCAATTCCGTAAGCGCCCAAATGCCACTGGCCGCCCTGTGCCGGATTATTCATCAGGCTGGCATAAAAGCTGCGTCCGTTGCCGGCACACTCAAGATAGCGCGTCACCGTCTTTGACGGCAGCTTCAAGAGGTCATCGTAGGTCAGTGTTAAGGGTGTTGCCACGCCATCGCCCTCAATATTTAATGTCCAGGTTTTGACATCAACCAAAGGCGCCGAAGTGTGGTTACGAACGAAGAAGAACGAATTAGGCATGGCATAAGGCCGGTTCGCCATAACCTCAAAACGCATCTCCGCATTAGTCGCGCCGATGGGGATGAAGAACTGTTCCGGCAGCGGTTTGTTAACTGGCCTGGATGAAGTGGATGTCTCCGTTGGTGTGGAGGGGAGTGGCGGTGTTTCTTTCAGGGTACAGGCGGCCAGCACAGCCGCCGCGCCGCTACCGGCAAGCAAGATGAGAAACTTGCGGCGGGTCATCCCGGATGCCCGAGCTTTTTGCCATAAGGCTTCCTTCTGTTCTTCCTTCAGATCAGAGCGGTTCATTATTCTTCCCCCCTTAGCGTCCCTTTTCAGTTGCCAGAGGAACGACTCACACAGGCATCTGCGGTGCCCTTTATCGAATATGATTGCTCTTACCCGGATATTTTACCACTTTATTTACAGGTTTCATACGCATGGAAGGGCAATCATCCCGGTGTTTGTGCGGTGGCAGGGAAAGGCTCTCTTTGAGCCGTCCACTGCATGGAAGTAATCCCCAAGCGAGATTACTTCCATATGTCCGCTTTCTCCGGCATTACCCTTACTCGCAGTGCCCTCGATTGGCGACTACATCCTGGCCTGTGATTTTCGAACCGGCTTGCCGGCAAACCCAAAAAATAGAGAGCCAAAAGCAGTAAGCACGGTCAGGATGGTGAACGCTAACCGGTAGTCTCCGTATATGTCTGCGAGCCAGCCCGCAAAGATAGGAGCGCTGACCTGTGCCGTGGTCGAAAATACATTTGAGATCCCCAGTATAAGCCCTATGGAGTTGCGCCCGAAGTACTCCGCACGGATTGCGTTCTGCGTGACGGCTCGAATGCCCCACGCTATACCATGGAATATGGTAAACAGGATAACCTGCCCCATGCTGATGGCGTAGGTCAGTATGAAGAGGCCAATGCTGTGAGACAGCATGCATATCACAAGTAGCACCCTCTTTTGAATCCGGTCGGCAAGAAACCCGCCAACTACCCTGCCGACAACGGAGAACACCGACAATAGCGCCACAATGCTACCGGCAGCCTCTAAGGACATTCCTAGCTGCTGGACAAGGTGAGGCGCCAGATGGAGAGAAACCGCGGATACGGTCAAAATAGCTAAGGCGTGTCCACTTGCAATCAACCAGAAAGCGCGGGACTTGAGAGCCTCTCTCGCCGAGAAGCTGTCATCCTCTTGAGACTTATCCTGTGGAACCGGGCTGGCAGAAGGATGTTCCTGCAGATGCTCTTCGGAGCGAGCCGGGCGGTCACCGTCCGGAAGGTAGCCGTATTGCTCCGGCTTATGGCGTACCAGTAGAGCCAGCGGGATACCGATGATCCAGATAATAAAACCGGAGGCTAGGGCGGTAACGCGCCATCCATGGGTGGTCAGGCTCCATGCTATCGCCGGTACAATCACTCCGCCCAATGCTCCGCCTGCTAAAGCTATACCCAAGGTCAGGCTGCGTTTACGGACAAACCAGTTGAATATAGCCACCATGAAAGAAAGATTACCGCAAAAGCCGGACCCTATGGATAGCAAGAGAAAAGCGGCAAAAAAGGCCACAATGGACTGGACCATACTCAACATGATAAAGCCACCGCCAAGCAAGATGACGCCGATCAATATCACACGACGGGGTCCAAAACGGTCTGAAATCCACCCCTGAAAGGGATCCAGGATCCCGCTTTCGACATGTCCCAGAGAGTAGCCTGTGGAAAGCAGAGCGCGGCTCCAGCCAAACTCCGCCTGAAGCGGCAGGAAATAAACTGTAAAGCCCTGATTCAGAAAGCCCCGGTTCAACGCATTAATAACACAGGAAGATAGAACGATCCACCAACCAAAGAAGATTCCTTGAAACCGTCTTCGTGTAGCGCCTAAGCCATCCAGCATAGCATCGATATATAGAATATCATATCCACGAGCTTTGGAGAAACCGGCGCCCTGGAGTTGAGGGACCATACCCTGGATTTTTAATTCCCATTTCGCTGGTAAGATAGTACAATACATAGCGTAGCATGACTCGTTTACCACTGATAGAAGAATTGGGTGACGGACTGTCGGCAGTGGCAGTCTTCGAGCTTTTCAGGAAAGAACCGGCTTGTTTCTTTCTTGACAGCGGTCTGGACCCGCAGAAGCTGGGGCGGTATTCCTTCATGGGCGGGAGCCCGTTTCTGCTGCTCAAGTCCCGAGGTGAAAACATAACCATCATCAGGGACAGTGTTGCATCAATCGAAAAAGGTAACCCGCTTGATATCCTGGGCAGGTATCTGGAGACCTATCGCCTGGATACTTGTTCGCAGCCGGTTCACTTTTCCGGCGGCGCCGTAGGCTATATCAGCTACGATATATGTCATTTCATTGAAAAACTACCCGGGAAAGCCGTCGATGATCTCCGGTTACCGGAATGCTGCTTCGGTTTTTATGACCTGGTGCTGGCTTTCGATAATCTCCTCGGGAAGACATTTATAGTTTCGACAGGATTCCCCGAACTTGAGGAAAAGCCGAGGCTTTGCCGGGCCGGGGAACGTCTTGAAGAATTCAAAAAAAGGCTGG belongs to Dehalococcoidales bacterium and includes:
- a CDS encoding sulfite oxidase produces the protein MNRSDLKEEQKEALWQKARASGMTRRKFLILLAGSGAAAVLAACTLKETPPLPSTPTETSTSSRPVNKPLPEQFFIPIGATNAEMRFEVMANRPYAMPNSFFFVRNHTSAPLVDVKTWTLNIEGDGVATPLTLTYDDLLKLPSKTVTRYLECAGNGRSFYASLMNNPAQGGQWHLGAYGIAEWVGVPLNELLSRAGIKGSAVDVMPIGLDSTQVRRPMSVDKAMADDTILAYMMNGDILPIDHGFPARVLTPGWIGVANVKWVNKLIVSTTPQYSDWNTKTYIMVGPDYQPQPPADGPALSTQVMKSALCLPFPATLKAGSQKVTGYAWSPFGKISGVDVSLDGGVTFQPAVLTGPNIESAGSRWEFSFTAQPGDMTITPRAVDNQGNVQYPVSQQQWNQQGYIFGAMVPHPVTVSQE
- a CDS encoding MFS transporter, giving the protein MVPQLQGAGFSKARGYDILYIDAMLDGLGATRRRFQGIFFGWWIVLSSCVINALNRGFLNQGFTVYFLPLQAEFGWSRALLSTGYSLGHVESGILDPFQGWISDRFGPRRVILIGVILLGGGFIMLSMVQSIVAFFAAFLLLSIGSGFCGNLSFMVAIFNWFVRKRSLTLGIALAGGALGGVIVPAIAWSLTTHGWRVTALASGFIIWIIGIPLALLVRHKPEQYGYLPDGDRPARSEEHLQEHPSASPVPQDKSQEDDSFSAREALKSRAFWLIASGHALAILTVSAVSLHLAPHLVQQLGMSLEAAGSIVALLSVFSVVGRVVGGFLADRIQKRVLLVICMLSHSIGLFILTYAISMGQVILFTIFHGIAWGIRAVTQNAIRAEYFGRNSIGLILGISNVFSTTAQVSAPIFAGWLADIYGDYRLAFTILTVLTAFGSLFFGFAGKPVRKSQARM